In Chitinophaga sp. HK235, a single window of DNA contains:
- a CDS encoding response regulator transcription factor yields the protein MKLLLIEDEPAVVSVITRGLAEAGYEVSVAPDGTSGLRMALDNPSFVLIILDVMLPNMNGIEVCRSLRNAQLSTPILMLTALGTTENIVMGLDSGADDYLVKPFKLAELEARIRSLLRRKSNIAVPVVPAAEQAALLQLGDLELNTDTKAANRQGNTIQLTATEYRLLEYLMKNPRKVLSRMEILEQVWGIDFNTNTKVVDVYINYLRKKINKNNLPELIQTVTGLGYMLKENE from the coding sequence ATGAAATTATTATTGATAGAGGACGAACCTGCTGTGGTATCGGTTATCACACGCGGTTTGGCGGAAGCCGGCTATGAGGTAAGCGTAGCGCCTGATGGCACCAGCGGTCTGCGTATGGCGCTGGACAATCCCTCTTTTGTACTGATCATACTGGATGTGATGTTGCCCAATATGAATGGGATAGAAGTATGCCGGTCACTGCGTAATGCACAGCTCTCTACTCCTATCCTGATGCTCACCGCACTGGGCACCACAGAAAATATTGTCATGGGACTGGATAGTGGCGCAGACGACTATCTGGTAAAACCGTTTAAGCTGGCCGAGCTGGAAGCGCGCATACGCAGCCTGCTGCGGCGGAAAAGTAATATAGCCGTTCCCGTAGTACCGGCAGCAGAACAGGCTGCCCTGCTTCAGCTGGGTGACCTGGAACTAAATACCGACACCAAAGCCGCCAACAGACAGGGGAACACCATACAGCTCACCGCCACCGAATACCGGTTGCTGGAATATCTGATGAAAAATCCGCGCAAAGTACTGTCGCGTATGGAAATACTGGAACAGGTGTGGGGCATCGATTTCAACACCAATACAAAAGTGGTCGATGTTTACATTAACTATCTCCGGAAAAAAATCAACAAAAACAACCTGCCGGAACTGATACAAACCGTTACCGGACTGGGTTACATGCTGAAGGAAAACGAATGA
- a CDS encoding ABC transporter permease: MLLYIPIPTNYPVMLLNYLKIAWRNLNKNRFYTLINVLGLALATAAFLLIIHYVRFEYSYENFYTHADDIYRVTIDRYKGAEFVVTDCETHYPLGPMMKKDMPEVKDYARLQSMGEFQEIRQGNKVIRINRLYAADPSIFSIFNYRFIDGDPATALSSPFQVVLTESSARKLFGRTDVKGRTLQTQNKVFTISGIIHDLPENTHLKINVLFSYASLPTTINADLDSWQGNNTYTYVQLMPHSSLITLNEKLKKLSREKIKENIFTAQPIKDIHLFSHKTFEPETNGDIKTVRFLLVTALLILLIGSVNYINLTTARSSERVRETGMRKALGSSRGMLVGQFMIETVMINLLAMGCALVLINLFLPLYYNLADRSADTGFFTDPLFWAMVAGLFVLNCLLSGIYPAVVLSGVQPVSVTKRTFTGTVKGVIFRKALVTGQFTAALVVLSASLIVYRQLAYLRSQSIGLHTEQVLEVIGTYNEQDSILQKEAVAFKNALLQLPQVQQVSVSTAIPGIELNMLSTTIGISQYGSNTGQGYNFYMYGIDAGFVPTMSIKMAAGRNFIAGSTNGGDAVINKEAARLLGFSSPEAAIGGKLSMPFSREKKYSTIVGVTEDYHQQSLKDALRPMIHWYQESGLFYSIKVKTADMPATVAQIRRVWEQQHPGYPFEYRFLDDLYNQQYKGDQQFGKIVEIFSFFTLFITCLGILGLTAFSITKRTKEIGIRKVLGASAAHITGLLSKDFIYLILIATVISTPLTWVVMNHWLDNFAYRTTISGWIFCASGLLTLLIALITISFQTIRAALANPVQSLKSE, encoded by the coding sequence TCGGTACAAGGGCGCCGAATTTGTGGTAACGGACTGTGAAACCCACTATCCGCTGGGACCGATGATGAAAAAAGACATGCCGGAAGTGAAAGATTATGCGCGCCTGCAATCTATGGGAGAGTTCCAGGAGATCAGACAGGGAAATAAAGTTATCCGGATAAACCGGCTCTATGCCGCCGATCCTTCCATATTCAGCATTTTTAATTACCGGTTTATTGACGGAGATCCGGCCACTGCCCTGAGCAGCCCTTTTCAGGTAGTGCTCACCGAATCCTCCGCCAGAAAGCTCTTTGGCCGGACCGATGTAAAAGGCCGGACCCTGCAAACCCAAAACAAGGTATTTACCATCAGCGGTATCATTCACGATCTGCCTGAAAATACCCACCTGAAAATCAATGTGCTCTTCTCCTATGCATCATTGCCCACCACCATCAACGCCGATCTCGACTCCTGGCAAGGCAACAATACCTACACCTATGTGCAGCTGATGCCCCACAGCAGCCTTATTACACTCAATGAAAAACTGAAGAAACTATCCAGGGAAAAAATAAAAGAGAACATTTTCACGGCCCAACCTATCAAGGACATTCATCTGTTCTCGCATAAAACCTTTGAACCTGAAACCAACGGTGATATTAAGACGGTTCGTTTTCTACTGGTAACGGCCCTGCTTATTCTTCTGATAGGTTCTGTTAACTATATCAATCTGACTACCGCCCGTTCTTCCGAAAGAGTAAGGGAAACCGGTATGCGCAAGGCTTTAGGTTCCTCCAGGGGAATGCTGGTAGGGCAGTTTATGATCGAAACCGTGATGATCAACCTGCTGGCTATGGGCTGCGCCCTCGTATTGATCAACTTGTTTTTACCTCTTTATTACAATCTGGCAGACAGATCTGCAGATACCGGATTTTTCACTGATCCGCTGTTTTGGGCAATGGTCGCGGGTTTGTTTGTACTCAACTGTCTGCTTTCCGGTATTTATCCGGCGGTGGTATTGTCGGGTGTTCAGCCGGTGAGTGTTACCAAACGTACCTTTACCGGGACTGTTAAAGGCGTTATATTCAGAAAGGCACTGGTGACCGGGCAGTTTACTGCAGCGTTGGTGGTGCTTTCTGCTTCACTGATCGTATACCGGCAACTGGCTTATCTCCGCAGCCAGTCAATCGGCCTTCATACCGAACAGGTATTGGAGGTTATTGGTACTTACAATGAACAGGATAGTATCCTGCAAAAGGAAGCAGTGGCCTTTAAAAATGCGCTGTTGCAGCTGCCGCAGGTACAACAGGTGTCAGTTTCCACGGCTATTCCGGGTATAGAACTCAACATGCTCAGTACAACCATCGGTATCAGTCAGTATGGCTCCAATACCGGCCAGGGATACAACTTCTACATGTACGGCATTGATGCCGGCTTTGTTCCAACTATGAGTATCAAAATGGCAGCCGGACGCAATTTTATAGCTGGCAGCACTAATGGTGGCGATGCGGTGATCAACAAAGAGGCAGCCCGGCTGCTGGGTTTCAGCAGCCCAGAAGCGGCCATCGGCGGTAAGTTATCTATGCCCTTCTCCAGGGAAAAGAAATACTCCACCATTGTAGGTGTAACAGAAGATTACCACCAACAATCACTCAAAGACGCACTACGCCCCATGATACACTGGTACCAGGAATCAGGGCTTTTTTATTCCATAAAAGTTAAAACGGCTGATATGCCTGCTACCGTAGCACAGATCAGGCGTGTATGGGAACAGCAGCATCCCGGCTATCCTTTTGAATACCGCTTCCTCGATGACCTGTACAACCAACAGTATAAAGGAGATCAACAATTTGGTAAGATCGTGGAGATATTTTCTTTCTTTACCTTGTTTATCACCTGTCTGGGCATTCTGGGGCTAACCGCTTTCAGTATCACCAAACGTACCAAGGAAATCGGTATCCGCAAGGTGCTGGGGGCTTCCGCGGCACATATCACCGGGCTTCTTTCCAAAGATTTTATTTATCTGATACTCATCGCCACCGTAATTTCCACACCACTCACCTGGGTGGTGATGAACCACTGGCTGGACAATTTCGCTTACCGTACAACGATCTCCGGGTGGATATTCTGTGCGTCAGGATTGCTGACGTTGCTGATAGCCCTGATCACCATTAGCTTTCAGACGATCAGGGCGGCACTGGCCAATCCGGTGCAGTCACTGAAATCAGAGTAA